The following proteins come from a genomic window of Gossypium raimondii isolate GPD5lz chromosome 5, ASM2569854v1, whole genome shotgun sequence:
- the LOC105768490 gene encoding sugar carrier protein C, with protein sequence MAGGGVIGVGGGGDGRKPYPGNLTPYVTITCIVAAMGGLIFGYDIGISGGVTTMTPFLQKFFRKVWEKKEADKSTNQYCQYDSQTLTMFTSSLYLAALLSSLVASTVTRRLGRKLSMLFGGLLFFAGALINGFAKAVWMLIVGRMLLGFGVGFANQSVPLYLSEMAPYKYRGALNIGFQLSITVGILIANVLNYFFAKIKGGWGWRLSLGGAMVPALIITVGSLVLPDTPNSMIERGQTEEARAKLKKIRGVDDVDEEFKDLVAASDASKLVHHPWTNLLQRKYRPHLTMAILIPFFQQLTGINVIMFYAPVLFNTIGFGDDASLMSAVITGIVNVGATLVSIYGVDKWGRRFLFLEGGVQMLICQAVVAACIGAKFGVSGNPGDLPKWYAITVVLFICIYVAGFAWSWGPLGWLVPSEIFPLEIRSAAQSVNVSVNMIFTFAVAQVFLSMLCHLKFGLFLFFAFFVVVMSIFVYYFLPETKGIPIEEMNQVWRSHWYWSRFVEEADYPNGGMEMSKGNHGPKNV encoded by the exons ATGGCGGGTGGAGGAGTAATTGGTGTCGGCGGCGGCGGCGACGGCAGGAAGCCGTACCCCGGGAACCTTACTCCATACGTCACTATAACATGTATTGTTGCAGCCATGGGGGGTCTGATTTTCGGTTATGATATTGGGATTTCTG GTGGGGTGACGACTATGACGCCATTCCTTCAAAAGTTCTTCCGAAAAGTGTGGGAGAAGAAGGAAGCTGATAAGTCGACTAACCAGTATTGTCAATACGATAGCCAAACCCTGACGATGTTCACATCGTCGCTGTATTTGGCTGCTCTTTTGTCTTCCTTGGTAGCCTCCACCGTCACCCGGAGGCTTGGAAGGAAATTGTCCATGCTCTTTGGTGGTCTACTTTTCTTCGCCGGAGCTCTTATCAATGGATTTGCCAAAGCTGTTTGGATGTTGATTGTTGGTAGAATGTTGCTTGGTTTCGGTGTCGGATTCGCCAATCAG TCAGTGCCCCTCTACCTCTCAGAAATGGCACCCTACAAATATAGAGGAGCATTGAACATTGGGTTCCAATTGTCAATTACTGTTGGTATCCTAATTGCCAACGTGCTGAATTATTTCTTCGCTAAGATCAAAGGAGGATGGGGATGGCGCCTGAGTTTGGGTGGCGCAATGGTCCCTGCCCTTATCATCACCGTTGGATCCCTAGTTCTACCTGACACACCAAACTCCATGATCGAACGTGGTCAAACCGAGGAAGCCAGAGCCAAACTCAAGAAAATCCGAGGGGTTGATGATGTTGATGAGGAGTTTAAGGACCTAGTCGCTGCCAGTGATGCCTCGAAGCTTGTTCATCACCCTTGGACCAACTTGTTGCAGAGGAAATACAGGCCCCATCTAACCATGGCCATCTTAATTCCTTTCTTCCAACAACTAACCGGCATTAATGTCATTATGTTTTATGCACCTGTATTGTTCAACACAATTGGTTTCGGGGACGATGCTTCCCTCATGTCCGCAGTGATCACCGGTATTGTTAACGTAGGTGCAACATTGGTTTCAATCTATGGTGTTGATAAGTGGGGAAGGAGGTTCCTTTTCCTAGAGGGTGGAGTTCAAATGTTGATTTGCCAG GCTGTTGTGGCGGCATGCATCGGTGCAAAGTTTGGGGTTAGCGGGAACCCAGGTGACCTTCCCAAATGGTACGCCATTACTGTGGTTCTTTTCATCTGCATTTACGTGGCCGGATTCGCCTGGTCTTGGGGACCCCTCGGATGGTTGGTGCCTAGTGAAATTTTCCCATTGGAAATCCGATCAGCCGCACAAAGTGTGAACGTGTCGGTGAACATGATCTTCACATTCGCGGTGGCACAAGTGTTCTTATCCATGCTTTGCCACTTGAAATTCGGGCTATTCCTGTTCTTCGCCTTCTTTGTGGTGGTGATGTCCATCTTTGTGTACTACTTCTTGCCCGAGACAAAGGGTATTCCAATCGAAGAGATGAACCAAGTCTGGAGATCTCACTGGTATTGGTCCCGATTCGTCGAAGAAGCTGATTACCCTAATGGAGGTATGGAAATGAGCAAGGGAAACCATGGTCCAAAGAATGTGTAG
- the LOC105769804 gene encoding vesicle-associated protein 4-2 — MAIDTQQKSPSDGKVWGIFKLPFRQTGNNTRTTPSSSSASNLYVQTQPHVEGSNHHGSAISVSSVAKSLLPTRRRLKLDPANKLYFPYEPGKQVRSAVRIKNTSKSYTAFKFQTTAPKSCFMRPPGAILAPGESIIATVFKFVEPPENNEKQMDQKSRVKFKIMSLKVKGPMDYIPELFDEQKDQVAIEQILRVVFLDPERPCPALEKLKCQLDEADAALEARKKPPEDSGPRIIGEGLVIDEWKERRERYLARQQVEGVDSA; from the exons ATGGCGATAGATACCCAGCAAAAGTCACCGTCCGATGGCAAAGTTTGGGGAATTTTTAAGCTGCCTTTTCGCCAAACCGGGAATAATACCAGAACGACGCCGTCTTCTTCTTCAGCGTCTAATCTATACGTTCAAACTCAACCTCATGTCGAAGGATCGAATCATCACGGCTCTGCCATTTCGGTTTCCTCCGTTGCAAAGTCGCTTTTGCCGACTCGGCGTCGGCTCAAACTTGATCCAGCTAATAAGCTATATTTTCCAT ATGAACCTGGCAAACAGGTGAGGAGCGCAGTCAGGATAAAAAACACAAGCAAGTCATATACAGCTTTCAAG TTTCAAACAACTGCACCAAAGAGCTGTTTCATGCGCCCTCCGGGTGCCATTCTAGCCCCCGGCGAGAGCATCATAGCAACGG TCTTCAAGTTCGTGGAGCCTCCTGAGAACAATGAAAAACAGATGGATCAAAAGAGCAGGGTTAAGTTTAAAATCATGAGTCTTAAGGTGAAAGGTCCAATGGACTACATACCTGAGCTG TTTGATGAGCAGAAGGATCAAGTTGCAATAGAACAAATACTACGGGTTGTTTTCCTAGATCCTGAACGTCCTTGTCCT GCTCTGGAAAAATTGAAGTGTCAATTAGATGAGGCTGATGCTGCGCTGGAGGCACGCAAAAAGCCTCCAGAGGATTCAGGTCCAAGGATCATTGGGGAAGGACTCGTCATAGATGAATGG AAAGAACGAAGGGAGAGATACCTAGCTCGACAGCAGGTTGAAGGAGTAGACTCAGCTTAA